From the Streptomyces pluripotens genome, one window contains:
- the paaB gene encoding 1,2-phenylacetyl-CoA epoxidase subunit PaaB, whose translation MSTTDWPLWEVFVRSRRGLSHTHAGSLHAPDAELALRNARDLYTRRSEGVSIWVVPASAITASSPDEKDPFFEPAADKPYRHPTFYEIPEGVKHL comes from the coding sequence ATGAGCACCACCGACTGGCCCCTGTGGGAGGTCTTCGTCCGCTCCCGGCGCGGGCTCTCCCACACCCACGCCGGCAGCCTGCACGCCCCCGACGCTGAGCTGGCCCTGCGCAACGCCCGCGATCTGTACACCCGGCGCAGCGAAGGTGTCTCGATCTGGGTCGTTCCCGCCTCCGCGATCACCGCCTCTTCGCCGGACGAGAAGGACCCGTTCTTCGAGCCCGCCGCCGACAAGCCCTACCGGCACCCGACTTTCTACGAGATCCCGGAAGGGGTGAAGCACCTGTGA
- the paaC gene encoding 1,2-phenylacetyl-CoA epoxidase subunit PaaC has protein sequence MTATVPTTAALALGDDALVLSHRLGEWAGHAPVLEEEVALANIALDLLGQARVLLSMAGDEDELTYLREERAFRNLQLVEQPNGDFAHTIARQLYFSTYQQLLYTELAATEGPFAPLAAKAVKEVAYHRDHAEQWTLRLGDGTDTSHEKMQRACDALWRFTGEMFQPVPGLDADWTGLEERWLESVRDVLSRATLALPEGPRTGAWSAGAGRQGLHTEPFGRMLAEMQHLHRSHPGASW, from the coding sequence GTGACCGCCACCGTCCCTACGACCGCCGCGCTCGCCCTCGGCGACGACGCCCTGGTGCTCTCCCACCGCCTCGGGGAGTGGGCCGGGCACGCCCCCGTCCTGGAAGAGGAGGTGGCCCTCGCCAACATCGCCCTCGACCTGCTCGGCCAAGCCCGGGTCCTGCTCTCGATGGCCGGAGACGAAGACGAACTGACCTATCTGCGCGAAGAGCGTGCTTTCCGCAACCTCCAACTGGTCGAGCAGCCGAACGGCGACTTCGCCCACACCATCGCCCGCCAGTTGTACTTCTCCACCTATCAGCAGCTCCTCTACACCGAACTGGCCGCCACAGAGGGTCCGTTCGCCCCGCTCGCCGCCAAGGCCGTCAAAGAGGTCGCCTACCACCGCGACCACGCCGAGCAGTGGACGCTTCGACTCGGCGACGGCACGGACACCAGCCACGAGAAGATGCAGCGCGCCTGCGACGCCCTGTGGCGGTTCACCGGAGAGATGTTCCAGCCCGTTCCGGGCCTGGACGCCGACTGGACAGGCTTGGAGGAGCGTTGGCTGGAGTCCGTCAGGGACGTGCTGAGCCGCGCCACCCTGGCCCTTCCCGAGGGACCACGCACCGGCGCCTGGTCCGCGGGCGCCGGTCGGCAGGGCCTGCACACAGAGCCGTTCGGGCGGATGCTCGCCGAAATGCAGCACCTGCACCGCAGCCACCCGGGAGCATCATGGTGA
- the paaD gene encoding 1,2-phenylacetyl-CoA epoxidase subunit PaaD encodes MVTATALEAELLELAGSVPDPELPVLTLQELGVVRAARLDGPDTVEVDLTPTYTGCPAIEAMSLDIERVLRAHGMRRITVRTVLTPAWSTDDITPEGRRKLREFGIAPPRVRHDSGPVALPLGPTRTKGTADTEAEPVRCPHCGSSETELLSRFSSTACKALRRCLACREPFDHFKEL; translated from the coding sequence ATGGTGACGGCCACCGCCCTGGAGGCGGAACTACTGGAACTGGCCGGGTCGGTGCCCGACCCCGAACTGCCCGTGCTCACCCTCCAGGAACTGGGCGTGGTGCGCGCGGCACGCCTGGACGGACCGGACACGGTTGAGGTCGACCTGACCCCCACCTACACCGGGTGCCCAGCCATAGAAGCGATGAGCCTCGACATCGAGCGGGTGCTGCGCGCCCACGGCATGCGCCGGATCACCGTACGCACCGTGCTCACGCCTGCCTGGTCGACCGACGACATCACCCCCGAGGGACGGCGCAAACTCAGGGAGTTCGGCATCGCTCCCCCTCGTGTGCGCCATGACTCGGGTCCGGTCGCGCTGCCTCTCGGTCCGACCAGGACCAAGGGCACGGCGGATACGGAAGCCGAACCCGTCCGCTGCCCGCACTGCGGCTCCAGCGAGACCGAGTTGCTCAGCCGGTTCTCTTCCACCGCCTGCAAGGCGCTGCGCCGCTGCCTGGCCTGCCGCGAACCGTTCGACCACTTCAAGGAGTTGTGA
- the paaE gene encoding 1,2-phenylacetyl-CoA epoxidase subunit PaaE, which translates to MARFHPLPVAAVDRLTDDSVALTFAVPPELREEYRHAPGQHLALRRRVDGAEIRRTYSICSPAPVPAGDGPQTLRVGIRLVEGGAFSTYALKEINVGDELEVMTPAGRFTLEPAPGHYVAIVGGSGITPVLSIVSTLLAREPKSRFCLIRSDRTAASTMFLEEVADLKDRYPERLQLVTVLSREEQQAGLPSGRLDRERLVALLPALLPLEQVAGWFLCGPYGLVQDAEKALRELDVNRARIHQEIFHVDAGSSPASAVQAPAHSTVTARLDGRGGTWPVREGESLLETVLRNRSDAPYACKGGVCGTCRAFLVSGEVRMDRNFALETEETEAGYVLACQSHPLTEAVELDFDR; encoded by the coding sequence ATGGCGCGTTTCCACCCGCTCCCCGTGGCCGCGGTCGACCGACTCACCGACGACTCCGTGGCCCTCACCTTCGCCGTCCCGCCCGAGCTGCGTGAGGAGTACCGCCACGCACCCGGTCAGCACCTCGCGCTGCGCCGCCGGGTCGACGGCGCGGAGATCCGGCGCACGTACTCCATCTGCTCCCCCGCCCCAGTCCCGGCTGGCGACGGCCCGCAGACCCTGCGGGTGGGGATCCGACTGGTCGAGGGAGGGGCGTTCTCCACCTATGCGCTGAAGGAGATCAACGTCGGCGACGAGCTGGAGGTGATGACCCCGGCCGGCCGCTTCACTCTGGAGCCGGCGCCGGGCCACTACGTGGCAATCGTCGGCGGCAGCGGCATCACCCCGGTGCTGTCCATCGTTTCCACGCTGCTGGCGCGCGAGCCGAAGTCCCGGTTCTGCCTGATACGGAGCGATCGCACAGCTGCCTCCACGATGTTCCTGGAGGAGGTCGCCGATCTGAAGGACCGCTACCCGGAGCGGCTTCAGCTGGTGACCGTGCTCTCCCGCGAGGAACAACAGGCGGGACTTCCCTCCGGCCGTCTCGACCGGGAGCGGCTCGTGGCACTGCTGCCCGCACTGCTGCCGCTGGAGCAGGTGGCAGGGTGGTTCCTGTGCGGCCCGTACGGACTGGTACAGGATGCGGAGAAGGCGCTGCGGGAGCTGGACGTGAACCGGGCCCGGATCCACCAGGAGATCTTCCACGTGGACGCGGGGTCGTCCCCGGCATCCGCTGTCCAGGCGCCCGCCCACAGCACCGTCACCGCCCGGCTCGACGGACGCGGCGGTACCTGGCCGGTCCGGGAGGGCGAGTCACTGCTGGAGACCGTCCTGCGCAACCGCTCTGACGCGCCCTACGCCTGCAAGGGCGGCGTGTGCGGGACCTGCCGAGCCTTCCTGGTCTCAGGCGAGGTCCGTATGGACCGCAACTTCGCCCTGGAGACGGAGGAGACGGAGGCCGGATATGTGCTGGCCTGCCAATCGCATCCGCTGACGGAGGCGGTGGAGCTGGACTTCGACCGCTGA
- a CDS encoding acyl-CoA dehydrogenase family protein produces MDFTFTEEQLAAAEAARGVFAGVAPDSVPSPALTTGAVAEGFDRELWSRLADADLLSLLLDEAHGGAGLNAIALCLVLRESAGVLARVPLLEHSAAAATVQAYGEPKSAAGLLARAGRGQLVLTVAANGRTGHDPAEQAVTAQREAAAWVLDGVQTAVPWVYDADLVVVPARVEGSVADRTVLALVPREQDGVTLTEQVSTNGERLAELRLASTRIDAADVIESDGAWEWLHALLVTGTCALALGLGEHVLNMTSEYTGKREQFGYPIATFQAVAVQAADRYIDLRAMEATLWQAAWRITSGASGVLPATGDVAVAKIWAAEGVRRVVQTAQHLHGGFGADTSYPLHRYHAWAKHLELALGPAAAYEERLGDLLAAHPLG; encoded by the coding sequence GTGGACTTCACCTTCACCGAGGAACAGCTGGCAGCGGCCGAGGCGGCACGAGGTGTGTTCGCCGGGGTGGCGCCGGACTCGGTACCCAGTCCGGCGCTCACCACCGGAGCCGTGGCGGAGGGGTTCGACCGGGAGTTGTGGTCCCGGCTCGCCGATGCGGACCTGCTGAGTCTGCTCCTCGACGAGGCACACGGCGGGGCGGGCCTCAACGCGATTGCGTTGTGCCTGGTTCTCCGCGAGTCCGCCGGGGTTCTGGCCCGGGTGCCACTGCTGGAGCACAGCGCCGCCGCGGCTACGGTCCAGGCCTACGGGGAGCCGAAGTCGGCGGCAGGACTGCTGGCGCGAGCGGGCCGCGGGCAGTTGGTGCTGACCGTCGCGGCCAACGGGCGTACCGGCCACGACCCGGCCGAACAGGCCGTCACCGCTCAGCGGGAGGCGGCGGCCTGGGTACTGGACGGGGTACAGACGGCGGTGCCGTGGGTGTACGACGCGGACCTCGTGGTCGTACCGGCGCGTGTCGAGGGCTCCGTAGCCGACCGGACGGTGCTCGCCCTGGTACCACGTGAGCAGGACGGGGTGACCCTTACCGAGCAGGTGTCCACGAACGGGGAGCGGCTGGCCGAACTGCGGCTGGCGTCCACGCGGATCGACGCGGCGGACGTCATCGAGTCCGACGGCGCATGGGAATGGCTGCACGCGCTGCTCGTGACCGGCACCTGCGCGCTGGCGCTCGGACTGGGCGAACACGTACTGAACATGACGAGTGAGTACACGGGGAAGCGAGAGCAGTTCGGGTATCCGATCGCGACCTTCCAGGCCGTGGCGGTGCAGGCGGCGGACCGGTACATCGACCTGCGTGCCATGGAGGCCACCCTGTGGCAGGCCGCCTGGCGGATCACCTCGGGGGCATCGGGTGTGCTGCCCGCCACCGGAGACGTGGCGGTGGCGAAGATCTGGGCGGCGGAGGGCGTACGCCGAGTGGTACAGACCGCGCAGCATCTGCACGGCGGATTCGGCGCGGACACCAGCTACCCACTGCACCGGTACCACGCCTGGGCCAAGCACCTGGAGCTGGCACTCGGCCCGGCGGCGGCCTACGAGGAGAGGCTTGGTGACCTGCTGGCAGCACACCCGCTCGGCTGA
- a CDS encoding rhodanese-like domain-containing protein gives MPTVEIADLKDDDFLLDVREDDEWKAGHAERALHIPVSEFMARFGELTEAAPQGGHVYVICRSGNRSARVTLYLVQQGVDAVNVDGGMQVWQAMGRPVVTDDGQPGLVL, from the coding sequence GTGCCCACGGTCGAGATCGCGGACCTCAAGGACGACGACTTCCTGCTGGACGTCCGTGAGGACGATGAGTGGAAGGCCGGCCACGCCGAGAGAGCGCTGCACATCCCCGTCAGCGAGTTCATGGCCCGCTTCGGTGAACTGACCGAGGCCGCCCCGCAGGGCGGTCATGTCTACGTCATCTGCCGATCCGGCAATCGCTCGGCCCGGGTCACCCTGTACCTGGTCCAGCAGGGCGTCGACGCGGTGAATGTCGACGGCGGCATGCAGGTCTGGCAGGCAATGGGGCGCCCGGTGGTCACCGACGACGGCCAGCCTGGTCTCGTGCTCTAG
- a CDS encoding DUF2252 domain-containing protein, whose translation MSGFAAWPRQGSPKAEGKGIRSSVPRSAHRTLDLDALRPDAVSAVEESNAGRIPELTPIRVGRMAATPFAFLRGSAGLMAYDLARTPTTRIGAQICGDAHAANFGLYGDARGGLVIDLNDFDETVHGPWEWDLKRLAASLVLAGREAGADEDTCRTAARDAVGAYRHTMRLLARLPVLDAWNAIADEELVSHADAHDLLGTLQRVSEKARANTSGRFAAKSTEAVQDGGRRFVDAAPVLRRIPDAEAAAVAASLELYRDTVSEDRHPLLARHAVHDVAFRVVGTGSVGTRSYVVLLLDHREHPLVLQVKEARPSVLVPHLTAAGFDAPPVEHEGRRVVLGQKSMQVVSDILLGWTTVDGRPFQVRQFRNRKGSVDPAALAADQIDDYGRMTGALLARAHSHSADPRLIAGYCGKNEELDEAMADFAVAYADRTEADHAQLVAAVRAGRIRAETGV comes from the coding sequence ATGAGTGGCTTCGCCGCATGGCCGCGGCAGGGCTCGCCCAAGGCGGAGGGTAAGGGAATCAGGTCGAGTGTGCCGCGCAGCGCGCACCGGACCCTCGACCTGGACGCCTTGCGCCCCGATGCGGTGAGCGCGGTCGAGGAGTCCAACGCCGGCCGCATCCCCGAGCTGACACCGATTCGGGTGGGCCGGATGGCGGCGACCCCCTTCGCTTTTCTGCGCGGCTCCGCCGGGCTGATGGCGTACGACCTGGCGCGCACCCCCACGACCAGGATCGGCGCCCAGATATGCGGTGACGCGCATGCGGCCAATTTCGGCCTGTACGGCGACGCCCGCGGGGGCTTGGTCATCGACCTCAACGACTTCGACGAGACCGTGCACGGCCCCTGGGAGTGGGACCTCAAACGACTCGCGGCATCGCTGGTGCTGGCCGGGCGGGAGGCGGGAGCCGACGAGGACACCTGCCGCACGGCGGCGCGGGACGCGGTCGGCGCCTATCGACACACCATGAGGCTACTCGCCAGACTGCCCGTGCTGGACGCGTGGAACGCCATCGCCGACGAGGAGTTGGTCTCCCACGCCGACGCTCACGACCTGCTCGGTACCCTGCAGCGCGTCTCGGAGAAGGCACGGGCCAACACCAGTGGTCGGTTCGCTGCGAAGTCGACCGAGGCGGTGCAGGACGGCGGACGGCGCTTCGTCGACGCCGCGCCGGTGTTGCGCAGAATCCCGGATGCCGAGGCCGCTGCGGTCGCCGCGTCCCTGGAGCTGTACCGAGACACCGTCAGCGAGGACCGGCATCCCCTGCTCGCCCGCCATGCGGTGCACGACGTGGCCTTTCGGGTGGTCGGTACCGGTAGCGTCGGCACCCGGTCCTACGTTGTGCTGCTCCTCGACCACCGCGAGCATCCGCTGGTGCTGCAGGTGAAGGAGGCCCGCCCCTCCGTTTTGGTCCCGCACCTGACCGCGGCCGGATTCGACGCACCGCCAGTGGAGCACGAGGGCCGCAGGGTGGTCCTCGGGCAGAAGAGCATGCAGGTGGTCAGCGACATCCTGCTGGGCTGGACCACGGTCGACGGGCGCCCATTCCAGGTGCGCCAGTTCCGTAACCGAAAGGGCAGCGTCGACCCAGCCGCGCTCGCCGCCGACCAGATCGACGACTACGGCCGCATGACCGGCGCCTTGCTCGCCCGCGCCCACTCCCACAGCGCTGACCCAAGGCTGATCGCCGGATACTGCGGCAAGAACGAGGAGCTGGACGAGGCGATGGCCGATTTCGCCGTCGCCTACGCCGATCGCACCGAGGCGGATCACGCGCAGCTGGTCGCGGCGGTGCGGGCGGGGCGGATTCGGGCGGAGACGGGGGTGTGA
- a CDS encoding potassium channel family protein has protein sequence MIVCGDDTLAERLATELTTVYGEQVTLVVPPARRNGTTTRRVRAASLLGRVQAVVNRGEGTGADAAPAAPHVVEAAEPDTAALAAAGVQDAAAVALVHDDDEINVHAALAARRLNPRLRLVIRLYNRRLGQHLEELLDQAAALAVPGLDPEALDTSTTVLSDADTAAPALAATAVAGTSKIVQADGLLLRAVERTPPGPGSIAAPGLCTLALLSSTTNDPAGAEGSDTSGREAPLLLPDDDTVAAATGRGTVVLEAVAHASSATPSRRLAGRRAVPVGSLFSRRLRWSLAGLVGCVLAMAVATWLTTGSHPLHAAYLTVLDLFAIDDPAIGEPLSRQILQLLTGVAGLLFLPVLLAAVLEALGTFRTASSLRRPPRGLSGHVVLLGLGKVGTRVLARLRELGIPVVCVEEDPEARGVPLARRLRVPTVVGDVTQEGVLEAANIRRAHALLALTSSDTTNLEASLYARALRPDLRVVLRLYDDEFAAAVHRTLRSAHPRALTRSRSVSSLAAPAFAGAMMGRQILGAVPVERRVLVFAALNVAGHPQLEGRTVAESFRPGAWRVLALDTASPEERRPDLAATPVPDAAGRTSGLVWELHSGYVLRREDRVVLAATRQGLAELLGRQPRSRTRSG, from the coding sequence ATGATCGTATGCGGCGACGACACACTGGCCGAGCGGCTGGCCACCGAACTCACCACGGTGTACGGGGAACAGGTCACCCTTGTCGTACCGCCCGCTCGGCGCAACGGCACCACCACCCGGCGGGTGCGCGCCGCGTCACTGCTGGGACGGGTGCAGGCCGTCGTCAACCGCGGGGAGGGCACGGGAGCGGACGCGGCACCCGCAGCCCCCCATGTGGTCGAGGCCGCCGAACCGGACACAGCCGCCCTGGCCGCGGCCGGTGTGCAGGACGCCGCCGCGGTGGCCCTGGTCCACGACGACGACGAGATCAACGTCCACGCCGCCCTGGCCGCCCGCCGTCTCAACCCGCGCCTCCGTCTGGTCATCCGCCTCTACAACCGCAGGCTGGGCCAGCACCTGGAGGAACTCCTCGACCAAGCCGCCGCACTCGCCGTCCCCGGCCTGGACCCGGAAGCCCTGGACACCTCCACCACGGTCCTGTCCGACGCCGACACGGCAGCACCCGCGCTCGCGGCCACCGCAGTCGCGGGCACGAGCAAGATCGTGCAGGCCGACGGACTACTACTGCGGGCGGTGGAACGCACCCCGCCGGGCCCCGGCAGCATCGCCGCCCCCGGGCTGTGCACCCTGGCCCTGCTGTCCTCCACCACCAACGACCCTGCAGGAGCGGAGGGTTCGGACACCAGCGGTCGGGAGGCCCCCCTACTGCTGCCCGACGACGACACGGTCGCCGCCGCCACGGGTCGCGGCACGGTCGTCCTTGAGGCGGTCGCTCACGCCAGTTCCGCCACGCCCTCCCGACGTCTGGCCGGACGGCGCGCCGTTCCGGTGGGTTCCCTGTTCTCACGTCGGCTGCGCTGGTCCCTGGCCGGGCTCGTGGGTTGTGTGCTGGCGATGGCCGTGGCGACCTGGCTGACCACCGGCAGCCATCCGCTGCACGCCGCCTACCTCACCGTGCTCGACCTCTTCGCCATCGACGACCCGGCGATCGGCGAGCCCCTGTCACGTCAGATCCTCCAACTCCTGACCGGCGTGGCCGGTCTGCTGTTCCTACCGGTCCTGCTGGCCGCGGTCCTGGAGGCCCTCGGCACCTTCCGCACGGCCTCCTCGCTGCGCCGCCCGCCCCGCGGCCTGTCTGGCCACGTCGTCCTGCTCGGTCTGGGCAAGGTGGGCACCCGGGTACTGGCCCGACTGAGGGAACTCGGCATTCCCGTGGTGTGCGTGGAGGAGGACCCCGAGGCACGGGGCGTTCCGCTGGCCCGCCGGCTGCGCGTACCCACCGTCGTCGGAGACGTCACCCAGGAGGGTGTCCTGGAAGCGGCCAACATCCGACGCGCACACGCCCTGCTCGCGCTCACCAGCAGTGATACGACGAACCTGGAAGCATCCCTGTACGCACGCGCCCTCCGGCCCGACCTGAGGGTGGTACTGCGTCTGTACGACGACGAGTTCGCCGCGGCCGTCCACCGCACGCTGCGCTCCGCCCACCCGCGGGCCCTCACCCGCAGCCGTAGCGTCTCCAGCCTCGCCGCCCCCGCCTTCGCAGGAGCCATGATGGGCCGTCAGATCCTCGGTGCCGTTCCGGTGGAGCGCCGCGTCCTCGTCTTTGCCGCGCTGAACGTCGCCGGGCACCCCCAACTGGAGGGGCGGACCGTCGCCGAGTCGTTCCGGCCCGGGGCCTGGCGGGTCCTGGCGCTCGACACGGCCTCTCCCGAGGAGCGCCGGCCCGACCTCGCGGCCACCCCCGTGCCCGACGCCGCCGGCCGCACCAGCGGCCTGGTCTGGGAACTCCACTCCGGCTACGTCCTGCGCCGCGAGGACCGTGTGGTGCTCGCGGCGACCCGGCAAGGGCTGGCCGAACTCCTGGGCCGGCAGCCACGCTCACGGACCCGTTCTGGCTGA
- a CDS encoding flavodoxin family protein — MPDSSTATDAPPARYDDLHALVINCTLKRSPETSNTRGLIDRSTAIMEAQGAHVDVVRAVDHDIATGVWPGMGEHGWQTDAWPDLYQQVMAAGVLVLAGPIWLGDNSSVMKRVIERLYACSSLLNEAGQYAYYGRVGGCLITGNEDGVKHCAMNVLYSLQHLGYTIPPQADAGWIGEAGPGPSYLDPGSGGPENDFTNRNTTFMTWNLLHLARALKDLGGIPAYGNQRTAWDAGCRRAYENPEHR, encoded by the coding sequence TTGCCCGATTCGTCGACCGCCACCGACGCGCCGCCGGCCCGGTACGACGACCTGCATGCGCTGGTGATCAACTGCACCTTGAAGCGTTCACCGGAGACGAGCAACACCCGAGGACTGATCGACCGCAGCACCGCCATCATGGAGGCACAGGGGGCGCACGTTGATGTCGTGCGGGCGGTGGACCACGACATCGCCACCGGTGTGTGGCCCGGCATGGGGGAGCACGGCTGGCAGACGGACGCCTGGCCGGACCTCTACCAGCAGGTCATGGCGGCCGGCGTCCTCGTGCTGGCCGGCCCCATCTGGCTGGGCGACAACAGCTCCGTGATGAAGCGGGTGATCGAACGCCTCTACGCCTGTTCCAGCCTGCTCAACGAAGCCGGCCAGTACGCCTACTACGGCCGTGTCGGCGGCTGTCTGATCACCGGCAACGAGGACGGGGTCAAGCACTGTGCCATGAACGTCCTCTACAGCCTCCAACACCTGGGATACACCATCCCTCCCCAGGCGGACGCCGGGTGGATCGGCGAGGCAGGCCCCGGCCCCTCCTACCTCGACCCCGGCTCGGGCGGCCCGGAGAACGACTTCACCAACCGCAACACCACCTTCATGACCTGGAACCTGCTGCACCTGGCCCGGGCGCTGAAGGACCTCGGCGGCATCCCCGCCTACGGCAACCAGCGCACCGCCTGGGACGCGGGCTGCCGCCGCGCCTACGAGAACCCCGAGCACCGGTAG
- a CDS encoding helix-turn-helix domain-containing protein produces the protein MSFFARSESEVELAGARLARQASASLAGLLSGLGKSRSDLAKAMGVSPGRVSQIMSGDANLTMRTLAAAAEALGADVEIKFSPRRPQAAQCLPVSDEEPLPSYKSNVSLR, from the coding sequence ATGAGCTTCTTCGCTCGTAGTGAGAGTGAGGTCGAGTTAGCTGGCGCACGATTGGCGCGACAAGCGTCCGCCTCTCTCGCGGGCCTGTTGTCAGGACTCGGAAAGTCACGTTCCGACCTTGCCAAAGCCATGGGTGTCAGCCCCGGCCGGGTCAGTCAGATCATGTCAGGTGACGCAAACCTGACGATGCGCACATTGGCGGCTGCGGCGGAAGCGCTGGGAGCGGATGTTGAGATCAAGTTCTCTCCCCGTCGGCCGCAGGCTGCGCAGTGCTTGCCCGTGAGTGACGAAGAGCCGTTGCCTTCGTACAAGAGCAACGTCTCTCTGCGTTGA
- a CDS encoding FhaA domain-containing protein, translating into MGVLKKFEQRLEGLVNGTFAKVFKSEVQPVEIAGALQRECDNNATIWNRDRTVVPNDFIVELSAPDYERLSPYSGQLGDELAGMVRDYAKQQRYTFMGPIKVNLEKADDLDTGLYRVRSRTLASSSSQQAPAAPQAGRPGQSEQGSQGGYGYPPAAPAGAPPMPAAPPPGARSGGYGYPQPTQGGTRTRYWIEINGTRHQISRPTLVMGRSTDADVRIDDPGVSRRHCEIRTGTPSTIQDLGSTNGIVVDGQHTTRATLRDGSRIVVGSTTVIYRQAEG; encoded by the coding sequence ATGGGAGTCCTGAAGAAGTTCGAGCAGCGTCTCGAAGGTCTGGTGAACGGCACCTTCGCCAAGGTCTTCAAGTCCGAGGTCCAGCCCGTGGAGATCGCCGGCGCGCTCCAGCGGGAGTGTGACAACAACGCCACCATCTGGAACCGTGACCGCACCGTCGTACCCAACGACTTCATCGTGGAGCTGAGCGCACCGGACTACGAGCGCCTCAGCCCCTACTCCGGGCAGCTCGGCGACGAGCTGGCGGGGATGGTGCGGGACTACGCCAAGCAGCAGCGCTACACCTTCATGGGACCGATCAAGGTCAACCTGGAGAAGGCGGACGACCTCGACACCGGCCTGTACCGGGTGCGTTCGCGCACCCTCGCCTCCTCCAGCAGCCAGCAGGCCCCCGCCGCCCCCCAGGCCGGTCGCCCCGGGCAGAGCGAGCAGGGCAGCCAGGGCGGCTATGGCTACCCGCCGGCCGCTCCTGCTGGCGCGCCCCCGATGCCCGCTGCGCCGCCGCCCGGCGCCCGGTCCGGGGGATACGGCTACCCGCAGCCCACCCAGGGCGGCACCCGCACCCGCTACTGGATCGAGATCAACGGCACCCGCCACCAGATCTCCCGCCCCACGCTGGTCATGGGCCGCAGCACCGACGCCGACGTACGGATCGACGACCCCGGCGTCTCCCGCCGACACTGCGAGATCCGAACCGGAACGCCCTCGACGATCCAGGATCTCGGCTCCACCAACGGCATCGTGGTGGACGGGCAGCACACCACCCGCGCTACGCTCCGCGACGGCTCGCGGATCGTCGTGGGCAGCACCACCGTTATCTATAGGCAAGCCGAAGGGTGA
- a CDS encoding FHA domain-containing protein FhaB/FipA, with protein MSELTLTVMRLGFLAVLWLFVIVAVQVIRSDLFGTRVTQRGSRREAGRSQQSARQQPARQQAAPPQQRGQQGGGRQRRNAPTKLVVTEGILTGTTVALQGQTITLGRAHDSTIVLDDDYASSRHARIYPDQGGQWIVEDLGSTNGTYLDRSRLTAATPIPLGAPIRIGKTVIELRK; from the coding sequence ATGTCAGAGCTGACCCTCACGGTCATGCGGCTGGGTTTCCTGGCCGTACTGTGGCTGTTCGTGATCGTGGCCGTGCAGGTCATCCGAAGCGACCTATTCGGTACGCGCGTCACCCAGCGCGGATCGCGCAGGGAGGCCGGGCGCTCGCAGCAGTCGGCCCGGCAACAGCCGGCCAGACAGCAGGCCGCGCCTCCCCAGCAACGCGGGCAGCAGGGCGGTGGTCGGCAGCGACGCAACGCCCCCACCAAGCTGGTCGTGACCGAGGGCATCCTGACCGGCACCACCGTGGCGCTGCAGGGCCAGACCATCACCCTGGGCCGGGCCCACGACTCCACGATCGTGCTGGACGACGACTACGCTTCCAGCCGCCATGCCAGGATCTACCCGGACCAGGGCGGCCAGTGGATCGTCGAGGATCTCGGCTCCACCAACGGCACCTACCTGGACCGGTCCCGGCTGACGGCCGCCACACCGATCCCGCTGGGCGCACCGATCCGCATCGGCAAGACCGTCATCGAGCTGCGGAAGTAG